The following coding sequences lie in one Flavobacteriales bacterium genomic window:
- a CDS encoding tetratricopeptide repeat protein — protein sequence MSSSLKYSVHSTQSTVFGLRSSVFQHLTVFLLLFVISSSVFATSVANPNIKFKEANELYANGKYTEAAELYNTLITDDYLSPEIYYNLGNAYFKLNQIPQAILNYERALKLKPDYEDAIFNLKQANFRTIDKIDRLPELFIGNAYKNLVGSKTASTWAYFTIGLLAVALLLLVSYLLSSAVLIKKTGFYGGLLFLLMGLFCWFMASQNQNLVNQQAEAIIFTETVTVKSEPNANSQKLFTLHEGTKVNVLEQNNTWVKIKLPNGNVGWLAATDLEVI from the coding sequence ATGAGTTCAAGTTTAAAGTATTCAGTTCACAGTACACAGTCTACAGTCTTCGGTCTTCGGTCTTCGGTCTTCCAACATCTTACCGTATTCCTTTTACTATTTGTAATTAGTTCATCAGTATTCGCTACTTCGGTTGCTAACCCCAACATTAAGTTTAAAGAAGCCAACGAGTTATATGCCAACGGCAAATACACCGAAGCAGCCGAATTGTACAACACCTTAATTACCGACGATTATTTATCGCCAGAGATTTATTACAATTTGGGTAATGCCTATTTTAAGTTAAACCAAATACCACAGGCCATTTTAAACTACGAACGTGCGTTAAAACTAAAACCCGATTACGAAGACGCTATTTTTAACCTGAAACAAGCCAATTTTAGAACCATTGATAAAATTGACCGTTTGCCTGAACTCTTTATTGGTAACGCGTACAAAAACTTGGTGGGTTCTAAAACAGCAAGTACCTGGGCGTATTTTACCATAGGTTTGTTGGCGGTTGCGTTGCTGTTGTTGGTGAGTTATTTGTTGAGCTCGGCAGTACTGATTAAAAAAACAGGTTTTTATGGTGGTTTGTTGTTTTTGTTAATGGGCTTGTTTTGCTGGTTTATGGCTAGCCAAAACCAAAACTTGGTAAACCAACAAGCTGAAGCCATTATTTTTACCGAAACCGTTACCGTTAAAAGCGAACCCAACGCCAACTCTCAAAAACTGTTTACCCTACACGAAGGCACCAAAGTAAATGTGCTGGAGCAAAACAACACTTGGGTAAAAATTAAATTGCCTAACGGTAATGTGGGTTGGTTAGCTGCTACCGATTTGGAAGTGATTTAA
- a CDS encoding protein BatD, producing MHKLLTYLFLYIALAMGSKAFAQDVKFTAATSHTEVATGDRFQIQFTANAKITNFKAPDLSDFRVLSGPNQSTSMSFVNGAMSTSISFSYVLMAVKEGMFTIKPAVAAVDGQAYSTNSLNISVSKGVNVQQQQTQQNQPEESINISKADATKDLFIKSSASKTTVYQGEHIIATYKLYTKVNIAGNELVKNADLNGFWSQEIDLGQAQWSQEVFGGFRWNVATIRKIVLFPQRSGTLTIDPLEMKFIVQRRASGGNSVFDQFFGRVENVEANLKSEPIKIKVLPHPEPNPASFSGAVGQFEMTADLSTNKVKANEAINLKIKVSGKGNLPLIENFTIDFPKDFETYDPKIADNYKTSPNGVAGAKEYDYLLIPRHAGTFTIDPVEFTYFDPNTKAYKTLKSEPFTIEVEKGDGSAANVTFNGANKEDVQILGEDIRYIHTNDIVVTHAKSSFYGSLGFYIALAILPLLFILVLIFRNKLREAQRDVIGSRSRKANKMANKYLAAAKKSLDANQKAAFYEHISKALFGYTSDKLKIPLSALNKENITEKLNGVSVSQDTISNFIATLELCEMARFAPVSVSEQEIYGKAANIINQIEKEVRL from the coding sequence ATGCACAAACTGTTAACATATCTATTCCTTTATATTGCACTTGCAATGGGTAGCAAGGCTTTTGCACAAGATGTAAAGTTTACAGCAGCAACCAGTCATACCGAAGTTGCAACGGGCGACCGTTTTCAAATTCAGTTTACTGCTAATGCCAAAATAACCAACTTTAAAGCTCCCGATTTATCCGATTTTAGAGTGTTGTCTGGTCCTAACCAGAGTACGAGCATGTCGTTTGTAAACGGAGCCATGAGTACGAGTATTTCGTTTAGTTATGTGTTAATGGCAGTTAAAGAAGGGATGTTTACCATTAAACCTGCTGTTGCAGCAGTTGATGGACAAGCATACAGCACCAACAGTTTAAACATATCGGTATCGAAAGGGGTAAACGTACAACAACAGCAAACTCAACAAAACCAACCCGAAGAAAGCATTAACATTTCGAAAGCTGATGCTACCAAAGATTTGTTTATTAAATCAAGTGCATCAAAAACGACGGTTTACCAAGGCGAACACATTATTGCAACCTATAAACTTTACACCAAAGTAAACATTGCTGGTAACGAGTTGGTAAAAAATGCCGATTTAAACGGTTTTTGGAGTCAAGAAATTGATTTAGGACAAGCACAATGGAGCCAAGAAGTGTTTGGTGGTTTCCGTTGGAACGTGGCTACCATTCGTAAAATAGTATTGTTTCCGCAACGTTCGGGTACTTTAACGATTGACCCCTTGGAAATGAAGTTTATCGTTCAACGACGAGCTTCAGGAGGTAATTCGGTCTTCGACCAGTTTTTTGGGCGAGTAGAAAACGTAGAAGCCAACCTTAAAAGTGAGCCGATAAAAATTAAGGTGTTGCCACATCCTGAACCAAATCCAGCAAGTTTTAGTGGGGCAGTGGGGCAGTTCGAAATGACGGCAGATTTATCTACCAACAAGGTAAAAGCTAATGAAGCCATCAATTTAAAAATTAAAGTTTCGGGTAAAGGTAACTTGCCGTTAATCGAAAACTTTACCATTGATTTCCCGAAAGATTTTGAGACTTACGACCCTAAAATTGCTGATAACTACAAAACATCGCCAAACGGTGTTGCTGGTGCAAAAGAGTACGATTATTTATTAATACCTCGCCATGCGGGTACATTTACCATCGACCCAGTGGAGTTTACCTATTTCGACCCAAACACCAAAGCGTATAAAACCTTAAAAAGCGAACCATTTACCATTGAGGTAGAAAAAGGCGACGGTAGTGCTGCCAACGTAACTTTTAATGGAGCAAACAAAGAAGATGTGCAAATTTTGGGCGAAGACATTCGTTACATCCATACCAACGATATTGTGGTTACCCACGCCAAATCGTCGTTTTATGGTAGTCTAGGGTTTTACATTGCTTTAGCCATTTTGCCTTTGTTGTTTATTTTGGTGTTGATTTTTAGAAACAAACTACGCGAAGCACAACGCGATGTAATAGGTTCGAGAAGCCGAAAAGCCAACAAAATGGCAAACAAATACTTGGCTGCTGCTAAAAAGAGTTTAGATGCCAACCAAAAAGCGGCGTTTTACGAGCACATTTCTAAAGCTTTGTTTGGATATACCAGCGACAAGCTAAAAATTCCGTTATCGGCATTAAACAAAGAAAACATTACCGAAAAACTAAACGGTGTAAGCGTTAGCCAAGATACCATTAGCAATTTTATTGCTACTTTAGAATTGTGCGAAATGGCTCGTTTTGCTCCAGTTTCGGTTTCTGAACAAGAAATTTATGGTAAAGCTGCCAATATTATTAACCAGATAGAGAAGGAGGTAAGGTTATGA
- a CDS encoding tetratricopeptide repeat protein — protein MIKYCLTIVLLLSYFLGVSQEDRNYIRKGNNLYEKEDFVGAEENYLKALEKNNQSAKAEFNLGDAYYKQKKFAEAAQQFQKIAEKSTDKEMKASAYHNLGNSLLQAEKYQESVNAYKQSLKLNPNDNETRYNLAYAKKMLQQQQEQENKDKDKDKQDDKKDQDKKDEQNKDKDKNDEKKDQDNKDKSDEKKDGEKDKEQQPQPNQLSKQQAQQMLDALNNQEKKVQAKLKKKKENGQKLNIEKDW, from the coding sequence ATGATCAAGTATTGTTTAACCATAGTATTGTTGTTGTCTTATTTTCTAGGAGTTAGTCAAGAAGATAGGAATTACATCCGTAAAGGAAATAACCTGTACGAAAAAGAAGATTTTGTTGGAGCAGAGGAAAACTATTTAAAAGCCTTAGAAAAAAATAACCAATCGGCGAAAGCTGAATTTAACTTGGGCGATGCCTATTACAAACAAAAAAAGTTTGCCGAAGCTGCTCAACAATTCCAAAAAATAGCCGAAAAATCTACCGATAAGGAAATGAAAGCCAGTGCTTACCATAATTTAGGAAACTCCTTGTTGCAAGCCGAAAAATACCAAGAAAGCGTTAATGCTTACAAGCAATCGTTAAAATTGAATCCAAACGATAACGAAACCCGTTACAATTTAGCGTATGCTAAAAAAATGCTTCAGCAACAACAGGAGCAAGAAAATAAAGATAAAGACAAAGACAAACAGGACGATAAAAAGGATCAGGATAAGAAAGACGAACAAAATAAGGATAAAGACAAAAACGACGAAAAGAAAGACCAGGACAATAAAGATAAGTCGGACGAGAAAAAAGATGGCGAAAAAGACAAAGAGCAGCAGCCACAACCTAACCAGCTGTCGAAACAACAAGCACAACAAATGTTAGATGCGCTGAACAACCAAGAGAAAAAAGTTCAAGCAAAACTGAAAAAGAAAAAAGAAAACGGACAAAAACTTAATATTGAAAAAGATTGGTAA
- a CDS encoding VWA domain-containing protein, with product MFRFEHTIYLWAMLAVIPLMLLVFIFIQRWKNKRLKQFANKTVIKRLMPNVSFKLPVVKFVLLSLAFLFLLLGLANLQYGTTMEEAKKEGVDLMIALDVSNSMLAEDLSPNRLERAKRAIYQLIEKLQNDRLGIIVFAGESFVQLPITTDYSSAKLFLETIGTDIVPTQGTAIGSAIDLAMESFDFETTTSKAIIVITDGENHEDDAVQAAQNAVEMDVSVHTIGMGSEQGAPLPIYKGGKQVGFRTDNSGNSVVSKLDETMLKQIATAGNGTYVRATNANAGLGIIMNEIGKMEKKEFDSKVFKNYESRFQIFLIIALVLLLVEFFISTRRSGKLDGVNLFEVKK from the coding sequence TTGTTTAGATTCGAACATACCATTTACTTGTGGGCGATGTTAGCTGTAATACCGCTAATGCTACTCGTGTTTATTTTTATACAGCGATGGAAAAATAAACGCTTGAAACAATTTGCCAATAAAACGGTCATTAAGCGCCTGATGCCAAATGTATCGTTCAAATTGCCTGTTGTTAAGTTTGTGTTGTTGTCGTTGGCGTTTTTGTTTTTATTGTTGGGTTTAGCCAATTTACAATATGGTACAACTATGGAAGAAGCTAAGAAAGAAGGGGTGGATTTGATGATTGCTTTAGACGTAAGTAACAGTATGTTGGCGGAAGATTTATCACCAAACCGTTTGGAACGTGCTAAAAGAGCCATTTACCAATTGATTGAGAAATTACAAAATGACCGTTTGGGAATTATTGTTTTTGCAGGCGAATCGTTTGTACAATTGCCCATAACTACTGATTATTCATCAGCCAAGTTGTTTTTAGAAACCATTGGTACTGATATTGTGCCTACACAAGGTACAGCAATTGGTTCGGCTATTGATTTGGCTATGGAATCGTTTGATTTTGAAACAACTACCAGTAAGGCCATTATTGTGATTACCGATGGTGAAAACCACGAAGACGATGCTGTTCAAGCAGCTCAAAACGCAGTAGAAATGGATGTTTCGGTACATACCATTGGTATGGGATCGGAGCAAGGGGCACCTTTACCAATTTACAAAGGTGGTAAACAAGTGGGTTTTAGAACCGACAACAGTGGTAACTCGGTGGTGTCTAAATTGGATGAAACCATGTTGAAGCAAATTGCTACAGCTGGTAATGGTACTTACGTTAGAGCTACCAATGCCAATGCTGGTTTGGGTATTATCATGAATGAAATTGGTAAAATGGAGAAAAAAGAATTTGATAGCAAGGTGTTTAAAAATTACGAAAGTCGTTTTCAGATTTTCTTAATCATAGCCTTGGTATTATTACTCGTAGAGTTCTTTATTTCTACCCGTAGAAGTGGAAAATTAGATGGTGTTAATTTGTTTGAAGTAAAAAAATGA
- a CDS encoding VWA domain-containing protein → MSFQNPEYFWLLLVLPLMLAYYIFRNKKLQGTFKISSVSSFGKTKFPYFRHTIILLRMLGLAALVFAIARPQTSSSWQDVTTVGIDIVIAMDISGSMLAEDFKPNRLEASKDVAMKFISERPYDRIGLVIYAGESFTQCPLTTDHDVLLNLFKDVKNGMIEDGTAVGMGLATAVNRLKDSEAKSKVVILLTDGVNNAGSIPPVTAAEIAREFGIRVYTIGVGTNGTAPTPYQDQFGRTVYQDVPVRIDEKTLNEISKMADGQYFRALNKSKLESIYQEIDKLEKSKINVTDYRKKSEHFWPFALLAAVVLLLEFLLKNTVFKSVV, encoded by the coding sequence ATATCATTTCAAAACCCTGAATATTTCTGGCTATTGTTGGTATTACCACTAATGTTGGCGTATTACATTTTTAGAAATAAAAAATTACAAGGAACATTTAAAATTTCGTCTGTTTCTAGTTTTGGTAAAACCAAGTTTCCGTATTTCAGACACACCATCATTTTGTTAAGAATGTTAGGATTAGCAGCGTTGGTTTTTGCTATAGCTCGTCCGCAAACCTCCTCGAGTTGGCAAGATGTTACTACCGTAGGTATTGATATTGTTATTGCCATGGATATTTCGGGGAGTATGTTGGCAGAAGATTTTAAGCCAAACCGTTTAGAAGCATCAAAAGATGTAGCGATGAAATTTATTTCGGAACGACCATATGACAGAATAGGTTTGGTGATTTATGCTGGCGAAAGTTTTACGCAATGTCCTCTAACTACCGACCACGATGTGTTGCTGAATTTGTTTAAGGATGTGAAAAACGGCATGATAGAAGATGGAACAGCAGTAGGTATGGGATTGGCAACGGCTGTTAATCGTTTAAAAGACAGCGAAGCAAAAAGTAAGGTAGTGATTTTGTTAACCGATGGGGTAAACAATGCAGGTTCTATACCACCTGTTACGGCTGCCGAAATTGCTCGTGAATTTGGAATCAGAGTGTACACCATTGGGGTAGGAACAAACGGAACAGCACCTACACCTTACCAAGATCAATTTGGTAGAACTGTGTACCAAGACGTACCTGTTCGTATTGATGAAAAGACTTTAAATGAAATATCTAAAATGGCTGATGGACAATATTTTAGAGCATTAAATAAAAGTAAGTTGGAAAGCATTTATCAAGAAATTGATAAGTTGGAAAAATCAAAAATTAACGTAACCGATTACAGAAAAAAATCAGAACATTTTTGGCCTTTTGCTTTATTGGCAGCCGTTGTTTTGTTGTTAGAATTTTTATTAAAAAATACCGTATTTAAAAGTGTTGTTTAG
- a CDS encoding GxxExxY protein: MYDNYLHSELTKELIKIYYKVYNTLGYGFLEKVYENAMIIELKKEGFEVVSQKQIKVFYDEVEVGVYYADLVINNKVIVELKATESLCEEHEFQLINYLKASEIEVGLLLNFGKEPEFKRKVFSNIKNYKES, from the coding sequence ATGTATGATAATTATTTACATAGCGAATTAACAAAAGAATTAATAAAAATATACTATAAAGTATATAATACACTTGGGTATGGGTTTTTAGAAAAAGTTTATGAAAATGCGATGATTATTGAATTAAAGAAAGAAGGATTTGAAGTTGTATCTCAAAAACAGATTAAAGTTTTTTATGATGAAGTAGAAGTAGGTGTGTATTATGCAGATTTAGTAATTAACAATAAAGTAATTGTTGAGTTGAAAGCTACAGAATCACTTTGTGAGGAACATGAATTTCAGCTTATTAATTATCTAAAAGCGAGTGAAATAGAAGTGGGGTTGTTGCTTAATTTTGGCAAAGAACCTGAATTTAAAAGGAAAGTATTTTCAAATATTAAAAACTATAAAGAATCATAA
- a CDS encoding DUF58 domain-containing protein: MKTNKSSISKGFTQAETSDFGHRSSSSSSTSELLKKVRKIEIKTRGLSNQIFSGEYHSAFKGRGMAFSEVREYQHGDEIRTIDWNVTARFGHPYIKVFEEEREMTVMLLVDVSGSKEFGTQEKSKQELATEICAVLAFSAIQNNDKVGVIFFSDIIEKFIPPKKGKSHILMIIRDLLDFQPQSKGTDIGLALKYFTNVIKKRSTSFLISDFVDEKNYEDALKIANKKHDLIALHIYDKAEEDLPSLGLIPLIDAETNQLKWVNSSNKDVQIHYKAAALKRKDKLKNTFRRSGVDNAEIATEANYIKPLMNLFKRRGAK; encoded by the coding sequence ATGAAAACTAACAAGTCTTCTATATCCAAAGGTTTTACTCAAGCGGAAACTTCTGACTTCGGTCATCGGTCTTCTAGCTCAAGCTCAACTTCTGAGCTTCTAAAAAAAGTACGAAAGATTGAGATTAAAACCAGGGGGTTGAGCAATCAAATTTTCTCTGGCGAATACCATTCAGCTTTTAAGGGTAGAGGTATGGCGTTTAGTGAAGTTAGAGAGTATCAACACGGCGATGAAATTAGAACCATTGATTGGAATGTAACCGCTCGTTTTGGACATCCATATATTAAAGTGTTTGAAGAAGAACGTGAAATGACCGTAATGTTGTTGGTGGATGTGAGTGGTTCTAAAGAGTTTGGTACACAAGAAAAAAGTAAACAAGAGTTGGCTACCGAGATTTGTGCAGTTCTAGCATTTTCTGCTATTCAAAACAACGATAAGGTGGGGGTTATTTTCTTTTCAGATATTATCGAAAAGTTTATACCACCAAAAAAAGGGAAGAGCCATATTTTAATGATTATTAGAGATTTGTTGGATTTTCAACCTCAAAGTAAAGGAACAGATATTGGTTTAGCGTTGAAATATTTTACCAACGTGATTAAGAAGCGTAGCACATCGTTTTTAATTTCCGATTTTGTTGATGAAAAAAATTACGAAGACGCCTTAAAAATTGCTAACAAAAAACACGATTTAATCGCTCTACACATTTACGATAAAGCTGAAGAGGATTTGCCTAGTTTAGGACTAATACCATTGATAGATGCAGAAACCAATCAGTTAAAATGGGTGAACTCATCCAACAAAGATGTTCAAATCCATTACAAAGCAGCAGCATTAAAACGAAAAGATAAATTGAAAAATACGTTTAGACGTTCTGGGGTTGATAATGCAGAAATAGCAACAGAAGCAAATTATATTAAACCATTGATGAACTTGTTTAAACGGAGAGGAGCAAAATAA
- a CDS encoding four helix bundle protein yields the protein MEKGFKFEKLIIWQKAMDFGEGIDSLSKKFPASELYNLSSQIRRAADSVALNISEGSIGQSTLEFKKFMGYAIRFLAEVVTCLHKASRRQYISELEFNQFYEDAFSLMNMMTAFKKKIQ from the coding sequence ATGGAGAAAGGATTTAAATTCGAAAAATTGATTATTTGGCAAAAAGCTATGGATTTTGGTGAAGGAATAGATTCCTTATCTAAAAAATTCCCGGCTTCCGAATTATACAATTTATCTTCACAAATTAGAAGAGCTGCCGATTCTGTTGCTTTAAATATTTCTGAAGGTTCAATTGGACAATCAACTCTAGAGTTTAAAAAGTTTATGGGTTACGCTATTCGCTTCTTAGCTGAAGTTGTAACCTGTTTGCATAAAGCTTCAAGACGACAATATATTTCTGAATTAGAATTCAATCAATTTTATGAAGATGCTTTTAGCCTAATGAACATGATGACGGCGTTTAAAAAGAAAATTCAATGA
- a CDS encoding MoxR family ATPase: protein MEETNFTNPVSTPNPTSNVDIRALNEKIQQESSFVELLTMEMDKVIIGQKHMTERLLIGLLSNGHILLEGVPGLAKTLAINTLAKIVDVKFSRVQFTPDLLPADVIGTMIYNQKQEAFSVKKGPIFANFVLADEINRAPAKVQSALLEAMQERQITIGEETFKLPEPFLVLATQNPVEQEGTYPLPEAQVDRFMLKVVLTYPKKEDEKVIIRHNISQAGFPTPNTVLKPADILRAREVVREVYMDEKIEQYIVDIVDATRNPENYNLAEYKNLISFGGSPRASINLALAAKAYAFIKRRGYVIPEDVRAICHDVMRHRIGLSYEAEAENITSEEIINGILNNVEIP from the coding sequence ATGGAAGAAACAAATTTTACTAACCCAGTATCAACGCCAAATCCAACTTCAAATGTTGATATCAGAGCGTTAAACGAAAAAATACAACAAGAAAGTTCATTTGTAGAATTACTTACCATGGAAATGGATAAAGTAATTATTGGTCAGAAACACATGACCGAACGACTTTTAATTGGTTTGTTATCAAACGGACACATTTTGTTAGAAGGTGTGCCTGGTTTAGCAAAAACTTTAGCCATCAATACGTTGGCTAAAATTGTGGATGTAAAATTTAGCCGTGTTCAGTTTACACCCGATTTATTGCCTGCCGATGTTATTGGTACCATGATTTACAACCAAAAGCAAGAAGCTTTCTCGGTAAAAAAAGGACCAATTTTCGCCAACTTTGTATTAGCTGATGAGATTAACCGTGCTCCCGCAAAGGTACAAAGTGCTTTACTTGAGGCGATGCAAGAGCGTCAAATTACCATTGGCGAAGAAACCTTTAAACTACCTGAACCATTTTTAGTTTTAGCAACACAAAACCCTGTAGAGCAAGAAGGAACTTATCCTTTACCAGAAGCTCAAGTGGATAGGTTTATGTTAAAAGTGGTGTTAACGTATCCTAAAAAAGAAGATGAAAAAGTAATCATCAGACATAATATTTCTCAAGCAGGTTTTCCAACGCCCAATACTGTGCTTAAGCCTGCCGATATTTTAAGAGCAAGAGAAGTGGTAAGAGAAGTTTACATGGATGAGAAAATTGAGCAATACATTGTTGATATTGTTGATGCTACCCGTAATCCAGAAAACTATAACCTTGCCGAGTACAAAAACCTAATCAGTTTTGGTGGTTCTCCAAGAGCAAGTATAAACTTGGCATTGGCGGCGAAAGCTTATGCGTTTATTAAACGAAGAGGTTATGTAATTCCAGAAGATGTTCGTGCTATCTGTCATGATGTAATGCGTCATAGAATTGGTTTAAGTTACGAAGCTGAAGCCGAAAACATTACTTCAGAGGAAATTATCAATGGGATATTAAATAATGTGGAAATACCTTAA
- a CDS encoding TIGR02757 family protein, whose translation MSLNNQEIIDLLEDKYDKFNRVSFIESDPISVPHLFVKKEDIEIAGFLAATIAWGQRVTIIKNANKLVQLMDLAPYDFVMNHTANDLKRFELFKHRTFNAVDVAFFITSLKNIYTTKGGLEQVFANHSTDMQKSIHHFRAMFFEIDHLERTKKHVSDPFNNSAAKRINMFLRWMVRNDNRGVDFGLWKSINPKHLMCPLDVHSGNVARKLGLLNRTQNDWKATAELTNTLRKFDANDPVKYDFSLFGLGVFEKF comes from the coding sequence ATGAGTTTAAACAATCAGGAAATAATTGATTTATTGGAAGATAAGTACGATAAATTCAATCGGGTATCTTTTATCGAGTCTGACCCAATTTCTGTACCACACTTGTTTGTTAAAAAGGAAGACATTGAAATTGCTGGGTTTTTAGCAGCTACCATTGCTTGGGGGCAACGTGTTACCATTATTAAAAATGCCAACAAGCTGGTTCAACTGATGGATTTAGCCCCTTATGATTTTGTAATGAACCACACGGCTAACGATTTAAAACGCTTTGAGTTATTTAAACACCGTACCTTTAATGCAGTTGATGTTGCTTTTTTTATTACATCGTTAAAAAACATCTATACCACAAAAGGAGGGTTGGAACAGGTTTTTGCAAACCATTCAACCGATATGCAAAAAAGCATACATCATTTTAGAGCGATGTTTTTTGAAATTGACCACCTCGAAAGAACCAAAAAACATGTTTCCGACCCCTTTAACAATTCAGCTGCCAAAAGAATTAACATGTTTTTGCGTTGGATGGTGCGTAACGACAACAGGGGAGTAGATTTTGGTTTATGGAAAAGCATAAATCCGAAACATTTGATGTGTCCGTTAGATGTACACTCTGGCAATGTAGCGCGTAAATTGGGTTTGTTAAATCGTACTCAAAACGATTGGAAAGCCACAGCAGAGCTTACCAATACGCTTAGAAAATTCGACGCCAACGATCCTGTTAAATATGATTTTAGTTTGTTTGGTTTAGGTGTTTTCGAGAAGTTTTAA
- a CDS encoding DUF4294 domain-containing protein: protein MKPTTHILTLAYLLMSFFGYAQNITDSLSTDTSSFKIFENKLANGKVMQMLVIDGDTSYIFNLPVVRIVGEKLYGDAEKDKQFRRLRYHVTKVYPYAKLASQKFSDYNEELMNVGSNRKRRLLLKQKEKELKEEFADVIKKMTVTQGRVLVKLIDRETGESTYDIIKEMRGGFKAFIYQGIAKLYSGDLKERYNPKENEEDEMIERIVLMIEAGQI from the coding sequence TTGAAACCAACAACCCACATATTAACCCTTGCTTATTTGTTGATGAGCTTTTTCGGATATGCTCAAAACATAACGGATTCGTTGAGTACAGACACCTCTTCGTTTAAAATTTTTGAAAATAAATTGGCAAACGGTAAAGTAATGCAAATGTTGGTAATTGATGGCGACACCTCGTACATCTTTAATTTACCAGTAGTCCGTATTGTGGGCGAAAAACTGTATGGCGATGCTGAAAAAGACAAGCAATTTAGACGACTGAGATACCATGTTACCAAAGTTTACCCTTATGCAAAATTGGCTTCTCAAAAATTTAGCGATTACAACGAAGAATTAATGAATGTAGGCTCCAACCGAAAAAGACGTTTGTTGTTAAAACAAAAAGAAAAAGAGTTAAAAGAAGAATTTGCTGATGTAATTAAAAAAATGACCGTTACTCAAGGTCGAGTATTGGTAAAATTAATTGATAGAGAAACGGGAGAATCGACGTACGACATTATAAAAGAAATGCGTGGCGGATTTAAAGCTTTTATTTATCAAGGCATTGCCAAACTTTATAGTGGCGATTTAAAAGAGCGTTACAACCCTAAAGAAAACGAAGAAGACGAAATGATTGAACGTATTGTGTTGATGATAGAAGCTGGTCAGATTTAA
- a CDS encoding SRPBCC domain-containing protein, with amino-acid sequence MSEKVKYQMEFVVKSSPSLLFNYISTPSGLSQWFADNVNSRGELFTFIWDGSEEQAKLVSKKTNQSVKFKWLEQDDEYYFELRIQIDDLTQDVALIVTDFAYEDELDEAKLLWETQVGDLHAIIG; translated from the coding sequence ATGTCAGAGAAAGTAAAATATCAAATGGAGTTTGTGGTTAAGTCATCACCATCACTATTGTTTAATTATATTTCTACGCCAAGTGGTTTAAGTCAGTGGTTTGCCGACAATGTAAATTCAAGAGGGGAGTTGTTCACTTTTATTTGGGATGGTTCGGAAGAACAAGCTAAATTAGTAAGTAAAAAAACAAACCAATCGGTTAAGTTTAAATGGTTGGAGCAAGACGATGAATATTATTTTGAATTAAGAATACAAATTGACGATTTAACACAAGATGTAGCTTTAATAGTTACCGATTTTGCTTATGAAGATGAATTGGATGAGGCTAAATTGCTTTGGGAAACACAAGTAGGCGATTTGCACGCCATTATTGGTTAA